A genomic region of bacterium contains the following coding sequences:
- a CDS encoding carbohydrate binding domain-containing protein — protein sequence MCVLQAFFFLFDPSRTIYNAIAIGIAVVNLFFSIRYLTGQGRRPFIPVFTFYCIQLGAFLLQLISQSPTHPRMLAVSILLLHAGIILSVLLTLATTLSGKAVFFSFGLMAAIFIYELILQFQKQSTTAALSTTVTHSSHSEMKTIYPDNPGNYFHTEDPRWWLRTAGGSTASVVSLPGDQDAVRISITRVETKNAFDIQLNQSPFKVQSKHRYRLKFRARAVTNRAISLGFAMNHEPWEGLGLYETIQLTPEWQEFQKEFTPTSADSNARIHFDVGDNSIPIEVSSLHLRSEADGSLIEPSVSGKRHFVSYRFNSLGCRGPDIAIPKPSQTRRILILGDSKTLGIGVHEEDTFSSQLQRLLNHRERSSESQFTYEVINCGARNCDTKEERRFYELSGYVYEPDIVLLVMNSDDDMSLIDQERKGYINRPPGRLELLFKSWGKVQEYWYRPPFPDFSGCVDEIIQLASDVRKQEARLLVVIFRNDPDYAGDTYNGQVWNMLIRTVTRGLESTKVPVLDLGKPLYEKHKVQDLLVHPLLDNHPNHIAHSIAARELWKFLERPKQVIQ from the coding sequence GTGTGCGTGCTTCAGGCATTTTTCTTCCTGTTTGATCCTTCTCGGACCATTTACAATGCGATCGCTATCGGCATTGCCGTGGTGAATCTTTTTTTCTCAATACGATATCTTACGGGACAGGGCAGGCGTCCATTCATCCCTGTATTCACCTTTTATTGCATACAGCTTGGCGCTTTTCTTCTGCAACTGATTTCACAATCCCCGACACATCCGAGAATGCTTGCCGTGTCGATCTTGTTGCTTCATGCCGGAATCATTTTGTCGGTTCTGCTAACACTCGCAACAACTCTTTCCGGAAAGGCTGTGTTTTTTTCGTTTGGTCTGATGGCCGCAATCTTCATTTATGAATTGATATTGCAGTTTCAGAAGCAATCAACGACCGCTGCATTATCGACAACGGTTACGCATTCGTCTCATTCGGAGATGAAGACGATTTATCCGGACAATCCAGGAAATTACTTTCACACCGAGGATCCTCGTTGGTGGCTTCGCACAGCTGGGGGCAGTACGGCCAGTGTTGTTTCACTTCCCGGCGATCAAGATGCTGTAAGAATTTCGATTACACGAGTCGAAACGAAAAACGCTTTCGATATACAACTGAATCAGTCACCTTTTAAGGTGCAGTCAAAGCATCGCTATAGACTCAAATTTCGCGCGAGAGCCGTTACAAACCGCGCCATCTCTCTTGGTTTTGCTATGAACCACGAACCTTGGGAGGGTCTGGGTTTGTATGAAACGATTCAGTTAACACCTGAATGGCAGGAGTTTCAAAAAGAGTTCACTCCGACTTCAGCTGACTCGAACGCGCGCATCCATTTTGATGTCGGTGATAACAGCATTCCCATTGAGGTCTCCTCTCTTCATCTTCGCAGTGAAGCTGATGGTTCACTCATTGAACCCTCCGTTTCTGGAAAGCGGCATTTTGTCAGTTATCGGTTTAACTCGCTCGGATGCCGCGGCCCGGATATTGCGATTCCGAAACCGTCTCAAACGCGGCGTATTTTGATTTTGGGAGATTCCAAGACACTGGGTATTGGTGTTCATGAAGAAGACACATTTTCCAGTCAGCTTCAACGCCTCCTGAATCATAGAGAACGATCATCCGAATCACAGTTTACTTATGAGGTCATCAACTGCGGTGCCAGGAATTGCGACACAAAAGAAGAACGACGCTTTTATGAATTATCGGGCTATGTGTACGAGCCGGACATTGTCCTGCTCGTCATGAATTCGGATGACGATATGTCGTTGATCGATCAGGAACGCAAAGGCTACATTAACCGGCCACCCGGAAGATTAGAACTGTTATTTAAATCCTGGGGAAAAGTACAGGAATATTGGTACCGGCCTCCCTTTCCAGATTTTTCGGGATGCGTGGATGAAATTATCCAACTCGCTTCTGACGTTCGGAAACAGGAAGCACGGCTTCTTGTGGTGATTTTTCGTAATGATCCTGACTACGCCGGTGACACGTATAACGGACAGGTATGGAATATGTTGATCCGGACTGTCACAAGGGGTCTGGAGAGCACCAAAGTACCAGTACTTGATTTAGGAAAGCCCCTTTATGAAAAACACAAAGTCCAGGATTTGCTTGTGCATCCATTGCTGGATAACCATCCCAATCATATTGCTCATTCGATCGCAGCGAGAGAGTTGTGGAAATTTCTAGAAAGGCCAAAGCAGGTCATCCAATGA
- a CDS encoding carbohydrate binding domain-containing protein has translation MDEVTNRKIVYFANTAVVTVISISFLQGIFFGLTGRWSFYNLAAIGLASASIFFGLKFYFKRSTELLARIILLYSAQFLFFVLKLIDTEPSSAPRLLEVALILLHAAAILSALISRLNPPAWPKLMLACSSVVALILICEIVLPSPVITPIKQATSGEWNAVTIPHPTLETVYRPGSTFKDYYLENPGGYFKKENSRQNQWWFRKGGNSQAEAVYSTDTPGLVRINIENTGNSTPYDIQLNLTHLRVESQHKYRVRFRGRADRPRKILVGFSRSHEPWTGLGLYQEVELKPEWRDFQIDFTATDADGNARIHFDVAQSDIPVEFSDVQLISMPDGKPIESEQKYFIEYRFNAFGCRGPDYDIPKPSGIRRILVLGDVYALGSGVNEEDTFAAKMQSALKEKYDVINCGVDEYGAQQTRLFYKFYASRYEPDLVILTLTKNANRTVLVKLNERGPLFFTWARFWKTIHPYDFSDCADEILQFNRRLSNDGSRLAVVSFRNNSDYSGSTQQGKEWNELTRTVSRELQNTKIPFLDLAKALHDKHSDRDLMVLPHVDRHPNQTAHSIASQQILSFLKEQGLL, from the coding sequence ATGGATGAAGTTACAAATCGAAAGATCGTGTACTTCGCCAATACAGCTGTCGTAACAGTTATTTCTATCTCCTTCCTGCAAGGAATATTTTTTGGCCTGACTGGCCGTTGGAGTTTTTACAACCTTGCCGCAATTGGTCTCGCTTCTGCCAGTATTTTTTTTGGATTGAAATTCTATTTCAAACGGAGTACTGAACTACTGGCGCGGATCATTTTGCTCTACAGTGCTCAATTCCTCTTTTTTGTCCTTAAATTAATCGATACGGAACCAAGCTCTGCCCCGAGGCTGCTTGAAGTTGCATTGATATTATTGCATGCTGCCGCCATTCTTTCCGCATTGATCTCCCGTCTGAATCCTCCTGCTTGGCCGAAGTTGATGTTGGCTTGCAGCAGTGTTGTCGCGTTGATCCTTATCTGTGAAATTGTCTTGCCCTCTCCGGTGATCACACCTATCAAGCAGGCCACCTCTGGCGAATGGAATGCTGTGACAATACCGCATCCAACGTTGGAAACAGTGTATCGTCCGGGTTCCACCTTTAAGGATTATTATCTTGAAAACCCCGGCGGTTATTTCAAAAAAGAGAACAGCAGGCAGAATCAATGGTGGTTTCGCAAAGGCGGAAATTCTCAAGCGGAAGCTGTCTATTCCACCGACACACCGGGCCTGGTGCGCATCAATATTGAAAACACCGGGAACAGCACGCCTTACGACATTCAGCTAAACTTGACTCACCTGAGGGTTGAATCGCAACACAAATATCGTGTGCGTTTTCGCGGTCGTGCCGATCGTCCGCGCAAAATTCTCGTTGGGTTTTCCAGATCGCATGAACCCTGGACCGGTCTCGGGTTATATCAGGAAGTCGAATTGAAACCGGAATGGAGAGATTTTCAAATCGATTTTACAGCAACAGACGCGGACGGAAATGCGCGAATACACTTCGATGTGGCGCAGAGCGACATACCGGTGGAATTTTCGGATGTGCAATTGATCAGCATGCCGGATGGAAAACCCATTGAATCTGAACAGAAGTACTTCATTGAATACCGTTTCAATGCCTTCGGTTGCCGCGGTCCGGATTATGACATTCCGAAGCCTTCCGGAATCCGTCGCATTCTGGTGCTCGGAGATGTTTATGCTTTGGGTTCCGGCGTGAATGAGGAAGATACATTCGCCGCAAAAATGCAAAGTGCATTGAAGGAAAAGTATGACGTGATCAATTGCGGTGTAGATGAATACGGAGCGCAGCAAACTCGATTGTTTTACAAGTTTTATGCAAGCAGGTACGAGCCGGATCTTGTGATTCTTACCCTGACAAAAAACGCAAACAGAACGGTTCTGGTGAAACTGAACGAGAGAGGTCCGTTATTCTTCACATGGGCAAGGTTCTGGAAAACGATTCACCCGTATGATTTTTCCGATTGTGCTGATGAAATCCTGCAATTCAATCGGCGTCTTAGCAATGACGGTTCGCGATTGGCTGTGGTTTCCTTTCGGAACAACTCCGATTATTCAGGCTCAACTCAGCAGGGAAAAGAATGGAACGAATTAACTCGCACCGTTTCGAGGGAATTGCAAAATACAAAAATACCTTTCCTTGATCTTGCAAAGGCCCTTCACGATAAACACTCCGATCGAGATCTAATGGTATTGCCGCACGTCGATCGTCATCCCAATCAAACAGCTCATTCGATTGCCTCTCAGCAAATACTCAGCTTCCTGAAAGAACAGGGTTTGCTTTAG